CCAGTTCCAAGGGTCCAAATGTCAATTCCACCGACTCTACTTTGTATCCCAGATCGCTGCTCAACCCCTTTAAAAACTCGCTGCATTTTTCATGACATTTTTCACGAACATATTCCCGGGTTAAAAGTGTTTCTCCCTCTTGAATAAACCGGTCTGTCAGATTTTCAAGAATGGCCAGAGCTTCGCGTTCCTCGTTTACCAAAAGCCCGGTTTCCGGAAAACTGACGCTGGAGGCATTGATGACCGGTTTTTTCACCCGGATGGGCGGCGCTGAAAAATACAATGTCTTGCTCTTTTGATCGTATTCTGCTTTATAGCCTTCTTTGTCAAAATCAATATAAAAATCAAATGAGACATTGGATGTAACTTTGACCTGGGCATTGCTCGGGAATATGCCGAGAATTCGTTTGCTGATCCGATCCGTAAAATCCACGTTTATGGTCTGGGAGGCCAGCACCAGCTGGGTCAGTCCCTCAAATTTTTCAGTAAAATTCATATGTACAGAGCGTTGATGGGCGCAGGATATAAAAATCAGGAACGCCAACATCGATAAATTAGCTCGTCTCATACCATTCTCCTTATTTGTGATAGGGCTCGCCTTTCAATATGGTGTGCGCACGATAGATTTGTTCAAGCAGCACCACAAGGGCGAGTTCGTGCGGCAGCGTCATCGCTGAGATGGAAAGGCGCCGGTGCGCTTGTTTTAGAAATGCAGAGTCCAGTCCCAGCGGTCCGCCAATCACAAATGTGATTTGCCTGACGCTTCGGCGCGCGCTGTCATTAAAAAATTGGGCAAAGTCCTCCGAACTCATTTGTTCTCCCCGGGCATCCAGTGCGACCACATGGTCGTGCTGCAAACATTTGTCATACAGCCTGTCGCTTTCCTGCTGTTTGATTTGTTCTTTGGAAAGCGATTTGATGCGGACCGGCTTGACGGCGGTTCGCATGACCGGTGCGTACCGGCGTATCCGTTGGGTATATCTGTCGGCCAGGGCTTTCAGATGTTTGTTGCCGGGGTCTCCGACTGTCAGTATATTGAGTTTCATGCTTTGATCTGTGTGACTATTTTAGTTAACGTACAAAAAAAAATGCTGATTTGCAAATTTAATGGCGAAAAGGGGCTGGATTACATGCGAGCAATCATATCGTTTTACAGCTTATGGGGTACGTGACAGGTACACTCTTGTACAATTTACACCCAAGGCTGATTATCTTGAACTCTATCAATTGAATGGCATTTATCTTGCAGCTTTGTCAATATCAGACCAAAACACACAAATGTGTTCATTTTTTATACAATTATTCGGTTTGTTATGATCATTGCTCATCTGAACGCTATTTGTCTATATGATTCTAATGCCCGGGACTTTGAATGACACACGATAAACCCCATCTGCACGACGCGGACGCTATTCAACTTGTTGTTGTACATCCGGATCAAAACCTGAAACAATGCATTTTTCAAGGCCTCAGGCAGAAGCAATACCCGATCAGAGGCGCGGAAACCGCCAAAGCCGGTCTGGATTCACTGGGTGAAAGTGAGACCGAGATTCTGCTTCTGAGTTCCGAGTGCCCGGATATGACGTGGAATGAAGTGATGTCTGAACTCCAGGTGCGTCGTCTCTGTACTCCCGTACTCTTGATGACGCCGCCGCAGCAGACTCGTTTGCATGCGGCTATGCTTCAAACCGGAGCAGCAGATTGCGTGGTTGTCGATTCGGAGCATATTGAACTTTTAGTGATTAGAGTCAATAAAATTATCAGTGATGTGACTGAACGACGAAAGACTCTGCAGCAGATCGGAGATGGCATGCGGCGATATGAAAAGCTGTTTTTAAATTCTTTGATGGGGATTGGGCTGGCCAGGCCTGACGGACAAATCATTGAAACCAACGACGCCTTTGCTACGATCCTCGGATATACCCGGGACGAATTGTTGCGAGTAAAATCATCCGATTTATATAAAAATATTGCAGACCGCGAGCGTGCTATCCAAATACTGGATAAAAACGCTGTGTTGAGCGATTTTGAAACCACCTTGAAGCGAAAAGACGGAAAAGAGGTGCATGTTTTGCTCTCAAGTTCAAAAATTGAATATAACGGCGAAACCTTTTATCAAACCACCTGTCTGGATATCAGCGCTCGTAAACAGGCTGAAAATCAGTTGCGTGCCCAGGAAAAATTATTTCAGGATATGCTCAAAGCAGTGCCCGACAGCATCTCGGTGCATGATACAGATCTGAATATTGTGTACTGCAACTGGAACGGATTTAGCGCGATACCGGAGGACAAACGTATCCTGAACAGCAAATGCTATAAAACACTTCGGGGTTATCATAAACAATGCCCGGATTGCCGGGCTGGGAAAGTCATTCAGTCGAAAAAAACTCATCGTTCAGAGATTGAACTTTCTGACGGCAAGTGGATGGATCTCCGTATCATCCCGCTTTTGGATCATAACGGAAACTGCACCCATTTTGTGGAATGGGTGCGAGATATTAGCGACCGCAAGCAACTGGAACAGCAGCAAAGAGACTATGTGCGCGAACTGGAGCTTATCACCGATACACTGGTGAAAAGCAGCCGTATCACTGATCTAAATGCATTATGCCAATACCTGGTGGATCAAATCCACTCTTTTAATCCAAAGACCTATGTGCTGATTTCCATGTACGAGCCGGAAACCGGACATGTCAAGGTCCGAGCCATGGCCGGTTACGGAAAGATACTCAACCGTATTTACAAGATGATCGGCGCTGACAAAGACAGTTTTAATTTTCATCCTGAAGACATGGGGGAACTCACAAAGCTTTATGTCACCGGTAAACTGGTGCAAGTGCCGGGCGGCGCCTATGATCTACTGGAACACAAAGTGCCCAAATCTATTTGTGACTCTATTGAAAAGCTGTTGAATGTCGATGCCTCGTACGGGGTGGGATTTTCTCTGAATAATGAACCCTATGGCGGTATTGTCATTTTGACGCAAAAAGGGCACAGCGTTCAGTTTAAATCCGCCATCGAAACCATTGCCAGTCACGCGTCGCTCATTCTTCACCGACGTCAGGCAGAACAAGCCGCTGAAAGCCTGAACGAACGCATTCAGGCCGGTCTAAAGGCCGGTAATCTGGCCTGGTGGGAATTGCAGCTGCCTTCAGGTAAGGTGCAATTTGATGATATGAAAGCCACGGCTCTGGGATACAAGCCGGAGTCTTTTACACAGTATCAGGACTTTACAACATTGATCCATCCGGAGGACCGTGAAAAGACCATACAGGCCATGCGCGATCATTTGGACGGCAAAACCGACCGTTATCACGTGGAATACCGCATCAGGGCGAGAGATGAGTCTTATAAATGGTACCGTGATATGGGCAGTATTGTCGAACACAGCGCCGGAAATGGAACGATGCGGCTTATTGGCATCGTGGAAGACATCACAGAAAGCAAACAGTCAGAGCTCGAACGTGCCAAACTGGAAGCGCAGCTGCATCGGTCGCAAAAACTGGAGACGATCGGCACGCTGTCCGGCGGTATTGCCCATGATTTCAATAATATTCTCACTCCAATTCTCGGATATGCAGAAATGGGGAGGGATGCATTGGAGGCGTCTCATCCGGTGCGTGAGGATTTGCAGTATATCATAGAGGGCGCCGAGCGCGCCAAAGAGTTGATTCAGCAGATTATGACCTTTAGCCGCAACGAGTCGAAACAAAAGACGCCGCTTTATCTGCATACGGTTGTCAGGCAGGCAGTGAAACTGATGCGTGCCACCATTCCAACGACTGTAGACATTCGAAAAAACATTGATACAACATGTCCGGCTGTATTGGCTGATGCCACACAAATGCACCAGGTGATGGTGAATTTGTGTACCAATGCTTACCAAGCTCTATCGGACAAAGGCGGATATTTAAAGATTGAACTGAACCAAACAACTGTCGATGAAAAAACCGCATTGCTTGATCCGGAGTTAAAAGTTGGCGATTATGTTCAACTTGTCGTCCAGGATAACGGCGTTGGCATGGATGAAAACACCATGAATCGAATTTTTGAACCCTTTTTCACCACCCAAAAAGGGGGCCGGGGTACGGGGTTGGGGCTGTCAGTGGTGCATGGGATCGTCAAAGGCCACAACGGCGCGATCGTTGTCGAAAGCGAACCGAACCAGGGCACGCTGTTCAGCGTCTATATCCCGGTTTCGCAGGCGGACGTGCAGGATGAATCTCAGACCCAAAACATTCCCGCCGGTAAAGGTAAAATATTGGTTGTGGATGATGAGACAGCCATTGCGTCAATGCTGAATCGAATGCTGAAAAAACTGGGATATCAGGTTGACAGTTATACCCATAGTCCGGATGCTCTTGATGTATTAAGGCACAAAAAGGCGCAATACGATCTGGTGTTGACGGATTTAACCATGCCGGAACTCGACGGGATTGAACTAGCGCAAGAAATCCGAAAGCTGGACAAGAAACCGGCTGTTGTGTTGATGACCGGTTATA
The candidate division KSB1 bacterium DNA segment above includes these coding regions:
- a CDS encoding PAS domain S-box protein; translated protein: MTHDKPHLHDADAIQLVVVHPDQNLKQCIFQGLRQKQYPIRGAETAKAGLDSLGESETEILLLSSECPDMTWNEVMSELQVRRLCTPVLLMTPPQQTRLHAAMLQTGAADCVVVDSEHIELLVIRVNKIISDVTERRKTLQQIGDGMRRYEKLFLNSLMGIGLARPDGQIIETNDAFATILGYTRDELLRVKSSDLYKNIADRERAIQILDKNAVLSDFETTLKRKDGKEVHVLLSSSKIEYNGETFYQTTCLDISARKQAENQLRAQEKLFQDMLKAVPDSISVHDTDLNIVYCNWNGFSAIPEDKRILNSKCYKTLRGYHKQCPDCRAGKVIQSKKTHRSEIELSDGKWMDLRIIPLLDHNGNCTHFVEWVRDISDRKQLEQQQRDYVRELELITDTLVKSSRITDLNALCQYLVDQIHSFNPKTYVLISMYEPETGHVKVRAMAGYGKILNRIYKMIGADKDSFNFHPEDMGELTKLYVTGKLVQVPGGAYDLLEHKVPKSICDSIEKLLNVDASYGVGFSLNNEPYGGIVILTQKGHSVQFKSAIETIASHASLILHRRQAEQAAESLNERIQAGLKAGNLAWWELQLPSGKVQFDDMKATALGYKPESFTQYQDFTTLIHPEDREKTIQAMRDHLDGKTDRYHVEYRIRARDESYKWYRDMGSIVEHSAGNGTMRLIGIVEDITESKQSELERAKLEAQLHRSQKLETIGTLSGGIAHDFNNILTPILGYAEMGRDALEASHPVREDLQYIIEGAERAKELIQQIMTFSRNESKQKTPLYLHTVVRQAVKLMRATIPTTVDIRKNIDTTCPAVLADATQMHQVMVNLCTNAYQALSDKGGYLKIELNQTTVDEKTALLDPELKVGDYVQLVVQDNGVGMDENTMNRIFEPFFTTQKGGRGTGLGLSVVHGIVKGHNGAIVVESEPNQGTLFSVYIPVSQADVQDESQTQNIPAGKGKILVVDDETAIASMLNRMLKKLGYQVDSYTHSPDALDVLRHKKAQYDLVLTDLTMPELDGIELAQEIRKLDKKPAVVLMTGYSEQVRVEQSKHLFERVLAKPINRREIALIVQETIRKTNREAG
- a CDS encoding 23S rRNA (pseudouridine(1915)-N(3))-methyltransferase RlmH, with amino-acid sequence MKLNILTVGDPGNKHLKALADRYTQRIRRYAPVMRTAVKPVRIKSLSKEQIKQQESDRLYDKCLQHDHVVALDARGEQMSSEDFAQFFNDSARRSVRQITFVIGGPLGLDSAFLKQAHRRLSISAMTLPHELALVVLLEQIYRAHTILKGEPYHK